A part of Astatotilapia calliptera chromosome 15, fAstCal1.2, whole genome shotgun sequence genomic DNA contains:
- the srek1ip1 gene encoding protein SREK1IP1, which produces MAVPGPNKDNIRAGCKKCGYPGHLTFECRNFVKVDPHKDIVLDVSSTSSEESEDDEPQVQRGEKRSGQHRKGSHDSDDDRKRRRKRKKSKDRKSRKRSDSSSSDEEELSKKKKKRSRSRSSSDVERRKKKKKIKSQKKKSKKNKKEHGKHHKKREKKRKHESSSSSSSSDSSESD; this is translated from the exons ATGGCTGTACCAG GACCTAATAAGGACAACATCAGAGCTGGGTGCAAGAAATGTGGCTATC CGGGCCATTTAACATTTGAGTGCCGAAATTTTGTTAAAGTGGACCCTCATAAGGACATTGTTCTGGATGTGAGCAGCACTAGCAGCGAGGAGAGTGAAGATGATGAACCTCAGGTTCAACGCGGCGAGAAGCGAAGCGGCCAGCATCGAAAAG GTTCCCATGACAGCGATGATGATAGAAAAAGAAGACGAAAACGGAAGAAGAGCAAAGACAGAAAGTCAAGAAAGAG ATCTGATTCATCATCGAGCGACGAGGAGGagctttcaaaaaagaaaaagaagcgcAGCAGGTCGCGCTCTTCCTCTGATGTGGAGcgtagaaagaagaaaaagaaaataaaaagccaaaagaagaaaagcaaaaagaacaaaaaagagcaCGGGAAGcatcacaaaaaaagagagaagaaaaggaaacacgagtcttcttcctcttccagcTCAAGTGACTCCTCAGAAAGTGACTGA